A single Eleginops maclovinus isolate JMC-PN-2008 ecotype Puerto Natales chromosome 5, JC_Emac_rtc_rv5, whole genome shotgun sequence DNA region contains:
- the tacr3l gene encoding tachykinin receptor 3-like: protein MASERNESSSTRNLTNQFVQPAWRIALWSVAYSTVLAVAVFGNLIVIWIILAHKRMRTVTNYFLLNLAFSDVSMAAFNTLINFIYAAHGEWYFGEVYCRFHNFFPVTAVFASIYSMTAIAIDRYMAIIHPLKPRLSAKATTGVIVCIWSLAVVLAFPLCYFSTTRALPRRTLCYVAWPRMTDDPFMYHIIVTVLVYMLPLVVMGITYTIVGVTLWGGEIPGDSSDNYHRQLLAKRKVVKMMIIVVVTFALCWLPYHVYFMVTGINKRLSRWKYIQQVYLSVLWLAMSSTMYNPIIYCCLNSRFRAGFKKAFRWCPFVYASSYDELELRKTRLGPGRQSTMCTLSRVDTSILSKNKSTCSLGHRLHSEPGHKDS from the exons ATGGCCTCTGAACGCAATGAATCCAGCTCAACCAGAAATCTGACCAACCAGTTCGTGCAACCCGCGTGGCGCATCGCGCTGTGGTCGGTGGCATACAGCACCGTGCTGGCGGTGGCAGTTTTCGGAAACTTGATAGTGATTTGGATTATTCTGGCACACAAGCGGATGAGAACTGTCACCAACTATTTTCTGCTGAATTTGGCTTTCTCCGATGTCTCCATGGCTGCCTTCAACACGCTCATCAACTTCATCTACGCGGCACACGGAGAGTGGTACTTTGGAGAGGTTTACTGCAGGTTTCACAACTTCTTCCCGGTCACTGCTGTGTTCGCCAGCATCTACTCAATGACCGCGATAGCCATCGACAG GTACATGGCTATCATCCACCCTCTGAAACCCCGTCTGTCGGCAAAAGCCACCACAGGAGTTATCGTCTGTATCTGGAGTCTGGCCGTGGTTCTTGCCTTCCCTCTCTGCTACTTCTCCACCACCCGTGCTCTGCCCCGCAGGACCCTCTGCTACGTTGCCTGGCCCCGCATGACGGACGACCCCTTCAT GTATCATATCATAGTGACAGTTCTGGTGTACATGCTGCCCTTAGTGGTGATGGGCATCACTTACACCATCGTAGGTGTGACTCTGTGGGGAGGGGAGATCCCAGGTGACTCATCTGATAACTACCACAGACAGCTCCTTGCTAAAAGGAAG GTGGTAAAGATGATGATCATCGTAGTCGTGACCTTTGCCCTCTGCTGGCTGCCCTATCATGTTTACTTCATGGTGACGGGTATCAACAAGCGTCTGAGCAGGTGGAAGTACATCCAGCAGGTTTACCTGTCTGTGCTGTGGCTGGCAATGAGCTCGACCATGTACAACCCCATCATTTACTGCTGCCTCAACAGCAG GTTTCGGGCCGGCTTCAAAAAGGCTTTCCGCTGGTGTCCCTTTGTCTACGCCTCAAGCTATGATGAACTGGAGCTCCGAAAAACAAGACTTGGACCAGGTCGCCAAAGCACCATGTGCACCCTGTCCCGTGTGGACACCAGCATCCTCAGCAAAAATAAGAGCACCTGTTCCCTTGGACACAGACTCCACTCTGAGCCCGGTCATAAAGACAGTTAG
- the LOC134864629 gene encoding N-acyl-aromatic-L-amino acid amidohydrolase (carboxylate-forming) B-like: MEHASFSPVSRVAICGGTHGNEMTGMYVVREMQRQKADQTGSVSITTVISNPLAVDACRRYTETDLNRCFTKALLSSPITDSTPYEVRRAQEIDVLLGPKGSQQAVDLLCDLHNTTANMGMCLIFYSLDWLTLHIYKYIESKMTSAPVRAILLNISKSEAYSLESVGKHGFAIEVGPQPNGVVRADIFNMAKEAVDRTIEWLHEFNSGSTFEEGEVEAYTVVKSVDYPRDPTTSEITAAIHPELQDNDFKLLQQGDPIFLSFSGETVKYEGEDLYPLFINECAYYEKKIAFHLAKKITQTLPSISVKKD; this comes from the exons ATGGAGCATGCCTCTTTCTCGCCAGTGTCCCGTGTTGCCATTTGTGGTGGCACCCATGGAAATGAGATGACAGGCATGTACGTGGTGAGAGAAATGCAGAGACAGAAGGCGGATCAGACTGGATCTGTTTCTATAACCACCGTAATATCAAATCCACTGGCTGTGGATGCTTGCAGAAGATATACAGAAACAGATCTCAATCGCTGTTTCACAAAAGCCTTGCTGAG TTCCCCCATAACAGATTCAACACCCTACGAGGTGAGGCGCGCCCAGGAGATTGACGTTCTGCTTGGTCCCAAAGGAAGCCAGCAGGCTGTGGATCTGCTTTGCGACCTGCACAACACCACTGCCAACATGGGCATGTGCCTCATCTTTTACTCCTTGGACTGGCTCACACTGcacatttacaaatacattGAG AGCAAAATGACCTCTGCGCCTGTGAGAGCAATCTTACTGAATATATCCAAATCTGAGGCTTATTCCTTGGAGTCAGTTGGCAAACATGGCTTCG CGATTGAAGTCGGTCCTCAACCCAACGGTGTAGTCAGAGCTGATATCTTTAACATGGCGAAAGAGGCAGTGGATCGCACAATAGAATGGCTTCATGAATTCAATTCTG GAAGTACTTTTGAAGAAGGTGAAGTGGAAGCATACACTGTAGTGAAGAGTGTAGACTACCCAAGGGATCCAACAACCAGTGAGATTACGGCTGCCATTCACCCAGAGCTGCAG GATAATGATTTCAAGCTTCTGCAACAAGGCGACCccattttcctgtctttttctgGGGAGACAGTGAAGTACGAAGGAGAGGACCTCTACCCTCTCTTCATAAATGAATGTGCTTATTATGAGAAGAAGATTGCGTTCCATTTGGCCAAGAAGATCACACAGACCCTCCCGTCTATAAGTGTGAAGAAGGACTGA
- the primpol gene encoding LOW QUALITY PROTEIN: DNA-directed primase/polymerase protein (The sequence of the model RefSeq protein was modified relative to this genomic sequence to represent the inferred CDS: substituted 1 base at 1 genomic stop codon), which translates to MSKWGERLKKVEQLAQSFQLNPLAEQYKPRLWPCQPSSIWKLFPRQSMAISFAQSCKETVHVFALEKEKTSLGQRIFLVTSYSELWHYYRTYPQSLMHCYEVIPEGAVCKLYFDLEFHKPSNQGTDGISMMSSLIQYVCDKLMEVYGIECSAKNILNLDSSTDDKFSRHLIFNLQNAVFKDNLHMGRFIHSILQSVLNTPKSSLSVGINSEEKNSDTGTPAVSEGTAAAAGETSGSPEAKRRKQEEKDLSFLQVKNKDGQPCLFVDLGVYTKNRNFRLYKSSKVGKNAAFTVADDNKFIQRPAKGISAEESVFLASLVCNISFTGQRILTSDKSETKKSKTSGADCQQESPTDPGSLSGYLSSPYPEVDSFVLTVVKKDGVHGSIXRWNYFAAEQLVVYDIAKYRWCANVERFHKSNNIMIVVDLKDEAWYQKCHDTECRNFRSSSYPLPQEICVSYIMTLDEEDQAYLMDDAGNIEPSQASNRAPQRTACPEQEPADGWGDGKDDQDYLESLDDFEQKSVDISDQLLLKCMADFDSE; encoded by the exons ATGAGTAAGTGGGGAGAGCGACTGAAAAAGGTTGAGCAGCTCGCTCAGTCCTTCCAGCTGAATCCTCTGGCCGAACAATACAAACCTCGGCTGTGGCCATGCCAGCCTTCCTCCATCTGGAAGCTCTTCCCTCGTCAAAGTATGGCTATCAGCTTCGCTCAGAGCTGCAAAGAG ACTGTACATGTTTTTGCACTTGAAAAGGAAAAGACATCCCTGGGTCAAAGGATCTTCCTGGTGACCAGCTACAGTGAGCTGTGGCATTACTACAG GACCTACCCACAGTCCTTGATGCACTGCTATGAGGTGATACCAGAGGGCGCTGTTTGCAAACTTTACTTTGACTTGGAGTTTCACAAGCCTTCAAACCAAGGGACTGATGGTATATCCATGATGTCTTCACTAATCCAG TATGTTTGCGACAAGTTAATGGAAGTTTATGGGATTGAATGCTCTGCAAAAAATATCCTCAATCTCGACTCCAGCACAGATGATAAATTCAGTCGACATCTCATCTTTAATctgcaaaatgcagttttcaaAGACAACCTGCACATGG gCAGGTTTATCCATTCAATTCTTCAATCGGTCCTGAACACACCCAAAAGCAGCCTGAGCGTTGGGATAAATTCAGAGGAGAAAAACAGTGACACAGG AACACCTGCTGTGTCTGAAGGGACGGCAGCGGCAGCAGGTGAGACGTCTGGGAGTCCAGAGGCCAAGCGGCGCaagcaggaagagaaagacCTCAGCTTCCTCCAggtgaaaaacaaagatggccAACCATGTCTCTTTGTCGATCTTG gTGTTTATACCAAGAACAGAAATTTCCGTCTCTACAAGTCATCAAAAGTGGGAAAGAACGCTGCGTTCACGGTGGCAGACGACAACAAGTTCATTCAAAGACCTGCGAAGGGAATTTCTGCGGAGGAAAGCGTGTTCTTGGCCTCTTTAGTCTGTAATATAAG CTTCACAGGGCAAAGAATTCTGACGTCGGACAAATCTGaaacaaagaaatccaaaaCCTCGGGGGCTGACTGTCAGCAGGAATCACCCACAGATCCAG GCTCACTCTCTGGTTACCTGTCATCCCCTTATCCAGAAGTGGACAGCTTTGTATTAACTGTGGTTAAAAAGGACGGCGTACATGGAA GCATCTGACGGTGGAACTACTTTGCTGCTGAACAGCTCGTTGTCTATGACATCGCAAAATACCGCTGGTGTGCAAACGTGGAAAGGTTTCATAAAAGCAACAACATCAT GATTGTTGTGGACCTCAAAGACGAAGCGTGGTACCAGAAGTGTCACGATACCGAGTGCAGGAACTTCAGGTCCTCAA GCTACCCACTGCCACAGGAGATCTGCGTCAGCTACATCATGACTCTG GACGAGGAAGACCAGGCCTACTTAATGGACGATGCTGGCAACATTGAACCCAGCCAGGCCTCGAACCGGGCCCCACAGAGGACAGCGTGTCCAGAGCAGGAACCTGCAGACGGCTGGGGGGACGGAAAGGATGACCAGGACTATTTGGAGAGCCTGGACGACTTTGAACAAAAAAGCGTGGATATCTCTGATCAGCTTCTGCTCAAATGTATGGCAGATTTTGACTCCGAATAG
- the si:ch211-145b13.6 gene encoding erythroblast NAD(P)(+)--arginine ADP-ribosyltransferase isoform X2: MWNTRKMLLASIVFTALFYKAESAKVMDMAPDAVDDMYNGCRNEALEKFVHSGLLKQELNSSKEFQEAWTRNTACSKLIPGGTKEHMAALLAYYVEENQDFSKTFDNAVQTTGGNVSTYENQFHYKSLHFLLMDSMWLLEQKECKTVYVVQEDYTAKEGSKVRFGKFTKVWSSYRSMQNMVDFDGQFVFNITSCYFINPGANICTADQDMVLLSPTEEFTVEAVNKLKDSINESEYTGIVLKHSSLNSTHNCYILSRSPADVSSQWLVLMLVILSLFFFN, translated from the exons ATGTGGAACACAAGAAAAATGCTTTTAGCCTCAATTGTTTTCACAGCTCTCTTCTACAAA GCAGAGAGCGCCAAAGTGATGGACATGGCCCCAGATGCCGTAGATGACATGTACAATGGATGCCGTAATGAAGCCTTGGAGAAGTTTGTCCACTCAGGGCTCTTAAAACAGGAACTAAACAGCAGTAAGGAATTCCAGGAAGCATGGACTAGAAATACTGCATGTTCAAAACTGATCCCTGGAGGAACAAAAGAACATATGGCTGCACTTTTGGCATATTATGTTGAAGAGAATCAAGATTTTTCCAAGACTTTTGACAATGCAGTACAGACAACTGGCGGAAATGTTAGTACCTATGAAAACCAGTTCCATTACAAGTCACTTCACTTCCTGCTCATGGATTCAATGTGGCTGCTGGAGCAAAAGGAGTGTAAGACTGTGTATGTTGTCCAAGAGGATTACACAGCAAAAGAGGGCTCAAAGGTGAGATTTGGAAAATTCACCAAAGTTTGGTCAAGTTACCGCTCTATGCAAAACATGGTAGATTTCGACGGGCAATTCGTCTTCAATATCACTTCTTGCTACTTTATCAACCCGGGAGCCAACATTTGCACAGCAGACCAGGACATGGTCCTCTTATCTCCAACTGAAGAGTTTACTGTTGAGGCAGTAAATAAACTAAAGGATAGCATCAATGAATCTGAATACACTGGAATCGTTTTGAAACACTCATCACTGAACAGCACCCACAACTGTTACATTCTGTCACG ATCTCCAGCTGATGTCTCCAGCCAGTGGCTTGTGTTGATGCTTGtgattttgtctctttttttctttaactag
- the si:ch211-145b13.6 gene encoding erythroblast NAD(P)(+)--arginine ADP-ribosyltransferase isoform X1 has product MNSFSAFCTGSTQEKTFKMWNTRKMLLASIVFTALFYKAESAKVMDMAPDAVDDMYNGCRNEALEKFVHSGLLKQELNSSKEFQEAWTRNTACSKLIPGGTKEHMAALLAYYVEENQDFSKTFDNAVQTTGGNVSTYENQFHYKSLHFLLMDSMWLLEQKECKTVYVVQEDYTAKEGSKVRFGKFTKVWSSYRSMQNMVDFDGQFVFNITSCYFINPGANICTADQDMVLLSPTEEFTVEAVNKLKDSINESEYTGIVLKHSSLNSTHNCYILSRSPADVSSQWLVLMLVILSLFFFN; this is encoded by the exons ATGAACAGTTTTTCAG CATTCTGCACAGGCAGTACACAGGAAAAGACCTTCAAAATGTGGAACACAAGAAAAATGCTTTTAGCCTCAATTGTTTTCACAGCTCTCTTCTACAAA GCAGAGAGCGCCAAAGTGATGGACATGGCCCCAGATGCCGTAGATGACATGTACAATGGATGCCGTAATGAAGCCTTGGAGAAGTTTGTCCACTCAGGGCTCTTAAAACAGGAACTAAACAGCAGTAAGGAATTCCAGGAAGCATGGACTAGAAATACTGCATGTTCAAAACTGATCCCTGGAGGAACAAAAGAACATATGGCTGCACTTTTGGCATATTATGTTGAAGAGAATCAAGATTTTTCCAAGACTTTTGACAATGCAGTACAGACAACTGGCGGAAATGTTAGTACCTATGAAAACCAGTTCCATTACAAGTCACTTCACTTCCTGCTCATGGATTCAATGTGGCTGCTGGAGCAAAAGGAGTGTAAGACTGTGTATGTTGTCCAAGAGGATTACACAGCAAAAGAGGGCTCAAAGGTGAGATTTGGAAAATTCACCAAAGTTTGGTCAAGTTACCGCTCTATGCAAAACATGGTAGATTTCGACGGGCAATTCGTCTTCAATATCACTTCTTGCTACTTTATCAACCCGGGAGCCAACATTTGCACAGCAGACCAGGACATGGTCCTCTTATCTCCAACTGAAGAGTTTACTGTTGAGGCAGTAAATAAACTAAAGGATAGCATCAATGAATCTGAATACACTGGAATCGTTTTGAAACACTCATCACTGAACAGCACCCACAACTGTTACATTCTGTCACG ATCTCCAGCTGATGTCTCCAGCCAGTGGCTTGTGTTGATGCTTGtgattttgtctctttttttctttaactag